Proteins found in one Agaribacterium sp. ZY112 genomic segment:
- a CDS encoding translocation/assembly module TamB domain-containing protein: MKKVVVILLLSMFILISPVAYLLSTTQGAVWVINKLSSSFDSKLNYKHIEGNLLQGLSLQSLDINNNRQDTWSKIQCDLCAFTWRPKSLLRGKLKISALTLKNLSVELNIKNDKTNKEAINIPDFSLPIAIDIDSLSVENLNVKIGEKNYFKIENIHSKVQARSSTVDIDLYNLDFIGEKISASIKAKSLNGFNIDLSLDLISQINSSSTKPVKISAQCDQYINCQGSLNLDKVSLHSLEDYGYFNGSVKWSYKDMQLRKDIILYNESNIFDKTKLDTTIHTDLEMGSSVFKKWNLESRYLKANGDSVISWKQDIDLLVNLYESSIESQLIAPSIHDDIGDITLKSKGDIIFKKSKLVVNLDKIDVISSIAHLKGKSTLNLDTNNKQWKVINTELKNTTDHLYIDIDAIGSELISLSASLNIKDLQSWSTRANGDIKSKVDITDEIIKLNSSSSVLTWDKTSIQGANLELTAQLSPELIDSRVDHLIFNTSSIIHDNKTLSRLNLKAKGKIDKHSIELQANGSDPDSVLHDYINSLSINSSASFNIKSKLWTLDIYDSHFGLNKHNLWKQSAETEIKLSMGTQSWEKLCFNHNISHSQICVNESEISNAKGSINLNIQSWPLNEPQSPLPHLYQHLDKDLVLSGSINSHININLDAGLSFIEAEFRGEEVGLKYQVDEDKRANFKFIKSDIKTTWSNNKFNWSVNLETEDKDYLASKAKLIDSKIESFSLDSKIRNISRFEYFIPNIENLKGSLKSNIKMAGEIDNPHVTGSIELIDSYFTISNTGTNVNKLNTKVTSINGSDIYIDGHALIGEGELSINGSLMKGVLPIRNLAAPNINVTLKGNNLALIRQTNLTLNSDINVKLSGSINKLLLNGDIGIRNSQLEIDQLPQNAIRVSQDQYLVGESNLKSDSTDLEVRLRISLLDDVKFIGFGLNSSIRGELQLSQKQQSKASGVLELYDGYYQRYTQRLDIEEGQLIFTGDLDNPIVRIKAEHIFPEATVGIKLTGNISEPETQLYSSPAMSESARLAYLINGTPTLGGGDLAAAELHNAALNMGMSLGMPAMKTIGDSVGITDIGLENGSDNRTNLSLGKQLSEQLYVKYLYGIINNSSRLVMEYRFNKRFSVEASSGEQQALDLRYRWLSTPPKIDLE, translated from the coding sequence ATGAAAAAAGTTGTTGTCATTTTATTACTGTCTATGTTTATTCTTATATCTCCTGTGGCTTACTTATTAAGCACAACACAAGGGGCTGTCTGGGTGATTAATAAGCTATCATCGAGTTTTGATAGCAAACTTAATTACAAACACATAGAAGGCAATCTACTTCAAGGATTAAGCCTGCAAAGCTTAGATATTAATAACAACAGACAAGATACATGGTCAAAAATTCAATGTGATTTATGTGCTTTTACATGGAGACCTAAGTCTCTACTTAGGGGCAAGCTGAAAATAAGCGCCCTTACATTAAAAAACCTTAGCGTAGAGCTAAATATAAAAAATGACAAAACTAATAAGGAAGCTATTAACATTCCTGATTTTTCACTTCCAATAGCGATAGACATCGACTCACTATCAGTAGAAAATCTTAATGTAAAGATAGGTGAAAAAAATTATTTTAAAATAGAAAACATACATTCAAAGGTGCAAGCCAGATCGAGCACTGTTGACATCGATCTTTATAATCTTGATTTTATTGGAGAAAAAATAAGCGCCAGTATAAAAGCTAAATCATTAAACGGATTTAATATTGATCTAAGTTTAGATCTGATTAGCCAAATAAATTCTTCAAGCACTAAGCCTGTAAAAATAAGTGCGCAATGTGATCAGTATATAAACTGCCAAGGTAGCTTAAACCTAGATAAGGTCTCTTTACACAGTTTAGAAGACTATGGCTATTTTAATGGGTCTGTTAAGTGGTCCTATAAAGACATGCAACTTAGAAAAGACATAATTCTATACAATGAAAGTAATATATTTGATAAAACAAAGCTCGATACGACTATTCATACCGATTTAGAAATGGGTAGCAGTGTATTTAAGAAGTGGAACTTAGAGTCTCGCTACCTCAAAGCTAATGGAGACTCTGTTATCTCATGGAAACAAGATATCGATCTGTTAGTAAATTTATATGAATCAAGCATAGAGTCACAATTAATCGCCCCTAGTATCCATGATGATATTGGCGATATCACTTTAAAATCAAAAGGTGATATTATCTTTAAAAAATCAAAACTTGTTGTTAATTTAGATAAGATTGATGTTATCAGTTCAATTGCTCATCTTAAAGGTAAGTCCACTCTCAATTTAGATACAAATAACAAGCAATGGAAGGTCATAAATACCGAGTTAAAAAACACTACTGATCACTTATATATAGATATCGATGCTATTGGCTCAGAACTTATTTCCTTAAGTGCATCTTTAAATATAAAAGACCTACAATCTTGGTCAACAAGGGCTAATGGTGATATCAAATCTAAAGTGGATATCACAGACGAAATCATAAAACTAAATTCATCTAGTTCTGTCTTAACTTGGGATAAGACATCTATACAAGGGGCTAACTTAGAACTTACAGCTCAACTTAGCCCCGAGCTTATTGATAGCCGTGTTGATCACCTGATTTTCAATACATCCTCGATAATCCATGATAATAAAACATTATCAAGACTAAATTTAAAAGCAAAAGGCAAGATTGATAAACACTCAATAGAATTACAAGCTAATGGATCGGATCCTGATTCTGTTTTGCACGACTATATCAATAGCCTATCCATAAATAGCTCTGCAAGCTTTAACATTAAATCAAAGCTATGGACACTCGATATATATGATAGTCACTTTGGATTAAACAAACACAATCTATGGAAACAAAGCGCTGAGACTGAAATAAAACTAAGTATGGGTACTCAATCTTGGGAAAAGTTATGTTTCAATCACAATATAAGCCATTCTCAAATATGTGTTAATGAAAGTGAAATTAGCAATGCCAAAGGTTCTATCAATCTAAACATTCAATCTTGGCCTCTAAACGAGCCACAAAGCCCGCTGCCTCACCTCTATCAACACCTTGATAAAGACCTTGTATTGTCAGGATCAATTAATAGTCATATCAACATCAATCTGGACGCGGGATTATCATTTATTGAAGCAGAATTTCGGGGAGAAGAAGTAGGACTAAAATATCAAGTTGATGAAGATAAACGGGCTAATTTTAAATTTATCAAATCAGATATAAAAACTACATGGTCAAACAATAAGTTTAATTGGAGCGTCAATTTAGAAACTGAAGACAAAGACTATCTGGCAAGCAAGGCAAAGCTTATTGATAGTAAAATAGAGTCTTTTAGTCTTGATAGTAAAATTAGAAATATAAGTCGTTTTGAGTACTTTATTCCTAATATTGAAAACTTAAAGGGAAGCTTAAAATCTAACATTAAGATGGCTGGAGAGATTGATAATCCACATGTAACAGGTTCAATCGAGTTAATTGATTCTTATTTTACTATAAGCAATACAGGCACTAACGTTAATAAACTAAACACTAAAGTTACAAGTATTAATGGCTCTGATATATATATTGATGGCCATGCATTGATAGGTGAGGGTGAATTATCTATAAATGGATCCTTGATGAAGGGCGTACTGCCTATTAGAAATTTAGCTGCCCCCAACATAAATGTCACCCTAAAGGGTAATAACCTAGCACTGATAAGGCAAACAAACTTAACACTCAATTCAGATATCAACGTTAAGCTTTCTGGAAGCATCAATAAGCTGTTATTAAACGGTGATATTGGTATTAGGAATTCCCAGCTAGAGATTGATCAATTGCCCCAAAATGCTATTCGTGTAAGCCAGGATCAATACCTTGTAGGAGAAAGTAATTTAAAATCTGATAGCACAGATCTAGAAGTTAGACTTAGAATAAGTCTATTAGACGACGTTAAGTTTATAGGTTTTGGACTCAATAGCTCCATTCGAGGTGAATTACAGCTTTCTCAAAAGCAACAGTCCAAAGCGAGTGGCGTTTTGGAACTTTATGATGGCTACTACCAACGCTACACACAGAGGCTTGATATAGAAGAAGGGCAACTCATTTTCACTGGTGACTTAGACAACCCAATAGTCAGAATTAAAGCTGAACATATATTTCCAGAAGCAACAGTAGGCATAAAACTTACTGGTAATATTAGTGAGCCCGAAACACAACTTTATTCTAGCCCTGCTATGAGTGAATCCGCTCGTTTAGCTTATTTAATTAATGGTACACCTACGCTCGGTGGTGGTGATCTTGCAGCAGCAGAACTTCATAATGCCGCACTTAACATGGGAATGAGCTTAGGCATGCCAGCAATGAAAACAATAGGGGATTCGGTTGGTATTACAGATATAGGTTTAGAGAATGGCAGTGATAACCGAACCAATCTTTCCCTAGGTAAACAACTAAGTGAACAACTTTATGTAAAGTACCTATATGGAATTATTAACAATTCATCTAGGTTGGTAATGGAATACCGATTCAATAAACGGTTTTCTGTTGAAGCATCGTCAGGAGAGCAACAAGCGCTTGATTTAAGGTACCGCTGGCTATCTACGCCCCCGAAAATAGATTTAGAATAG
- a CDS encoding autotransporter assembly complex family protein — MPSQLPSKCFLLLSLLLLSLLAIGKSSHALEIELLGVNTELENNLRAHLSKLTKQKCDKQQTRTDFNKILWHEDIHRAAQALGYYQLEFQANWYKQTCWKLKLDIKPGPRTQIKDINISLLGPGESDLNLKKIRHELVIQEGQALNHQSYERSKKQIFRYLQNKGYWHSRWLKSQLKIDKEQNLAFIELELYTGDVSTFGDAIFPNVGLDSVLLERLIDLPYGSRYSKSELDKAYERLQSTPYFSSVWLQPLFNSDTKTDTEVELSLASKYQLSAGIGFSSDQGPRVSGRLEDNYFNSHGHSWKLDATWSEDVSEVNLNYRVPLKKPASQWLDNQFGFYREQTDSYNSKTYSIGLRYVEELNELWNWFAASNFQHDIYQLEGDLERSFSDLFIPSIGANLLILDSPSWTRQGIRIETELLGSTDKLLSDTEFIQLKLNGKAILPIGTRNRLISRGQLGVTGKEEFNELPPSIRFYTGGDNSVRGYAYNSIGEVDENGNVQGGSHLVVGSLEFDTRFIGSWSAATFFDVGSAFDHSADFKRGLGVGLRWHSPVGPVRFDLARPLDDNNNEYAFHFSIGADL, encoded by the coding sequence TTGCCTAGCCAACTACCAAGTAAGTGCTTTTTATTACTTAGCCTGCTGCTTCTTAGCCTACTCGCTATTGGTAAATCTAGCCATGCGCTGGAGATAGAGCTTCTTGGTGTTAATACAGAACTTGAAAACAACCTACGAGCTCATTTAAGTAAGCTCACCAAACAAAAGTGCGATAAGCAGCAAACTCGGACCGATTTCAACAAGATACTGTGGCACGAAGATATACATAGAGCTGCGCAAGCATTGGGCTATTACCAGCTTGAATTCCAAGCTAACTGGTATAAACAAACATGCTGGAAACTTAAGCTTGATATCAAGCCCGGCCCTAGAACACAAATCAAAGACATTAATATAAGCTTACTGGGCCCAGGTGAAAGTGACCTTAACTTAAAAAAGATACGGCATGAACTCGTTATTCAAGAAGGCCAAGCCCTTAATCATCAAAGTTATGAGCGCAGCAAAAAGCAAATTTTTCGATATTTACAAAATAAAGGTTATTGGCATAGCCGCTGGCTGAAAAGCCAGCTCAAGATTGATAAAGAACAAAACCTAGCTTTTATTGAACTTGAGCTTTATACCGGTGATGTCAGCACCTTTGGCGATGCTATTTTCCCTAATGTAGGTCTAGACTCCGTTTTATTAGAACGATTAATAGATTTACCTTACGGTAGTCGTTACAGCAAAAGTGAATTAGATAAGGCCTATGAGCGGCTTCAATCAACGCCTTATTTCTCTTCCGTTTGGCTTCAACCATTATTCAATAGTGATACAAAAACAGATACAGAGGTTGAACTTTCCCTAGCAAGTAAGTATCAATTGAGTGCTGGTATAGGTTTTTCTAGTGATCAGGGCCCCCGTGTAAGTGGTCGACTAGAAGACAACTACTTTAACTCTCACGGCCATAGCTGGAAGCTTGATGCGACTTGGTCTGAGGATGTCAGTGAAGTTAACTTAAATTATCGTGTACCCTTAAAAAAACCAGCCAGCCAATGGCTTGATAACCAATTTGGTTTTTATAGAGAACAAACAGATAGTTACAACAGTAAAACCTATAGCATCGGTCTTCGCTATGTAGAAGAGCTTAATGAATTATGGAACTGGTTCGCTGCAAGCAACTTTCAGCATGATATTTATCAACTAGAAGGCGATTTAGAGCGATCTTTTTCTGATCTCTTTATCCCATCTATTGGCGCCAACTTACTTATACTCGATTCTCCATCTTGGACTCGGCAGGGCATTCGTATAGAAACAGAATTGCTAGGCAGCACAGACAAACTTCTATCAGATACAGAGTTTATACAACTTAAGCTAAATGGAAAGGCAATCCTACCAATAGGAACAAGAAACCGTTTGATTAGTCGCGGCCAGCTTGGTGTCACCGGAAAAGAAGAATTTAATGAGCTACCTCCGTCCATTCGTTTTTATACTGGTGGTGATAATAGTGTTCGTGGTTATGCTTATAACAGTATTGGTGAAGTCGATGAAAACGGTAATGTACAGGGTGGTAGCCATTTAGTAGTGGGAAGTCTGGAATTTGATACTCGCTTTATTGGTTCTTGGTCTGCAGCTACTTTTTTTGACGTTGGATCAGCCTTTGATCATTCAGCAGATTTCAAAAGGGGCTTAGGTGTAGGATTGCGCTGGCACTCTCCAGTTGGGCCGGTTCGTTTTGATTTAGCCCGACCTTTAGACGATAACAATAATGAATACGCCTTCCACTTTTCCATAGGTGCTGACCTATGA
- a CDS encoding leucine-rich repeat domain-containing protein, with product MLAKLPKKYLIIGFALLIVWVWAPIFFNSPERQANKAYGQYEEQIQQRQQRVANSIQQLSIQDANLLKCITRSSEDRARIHPNSSGGIDSIAELSLLYCPNMGILSLEGISGLRDLKVLDVSKNHISDIGPATSLNKLKTFNFSANPVEDLRGLSKMSSLKKVVLPKYPNESCADLKAMLGSLRSNIKQSACQKETTGAANDNSEQDDDFTWPSPASISTKEEQDLLRYEYDIERELD from the coding sequence ATGTTAGCCAAGCTCCCTAAGAAGTATCTTATTATCGGTTTTGCTTTGTTAATTGTGTGGGTATGGGCCCCTATTTTTTTTAACAGCCCTGAGCGACAAGCCAATAAAGCTTATGGCCAGTATGAAGAGCAAATCCAACAGCGTCAGCAGCGCGTAGCTAACTCCATACAGCAGTTGAGTATTCAAGATGCTAACTTATTAAAGTGTATTACGCGCTCATCAGAAGATAGAGCACGTATTCACCCTAATAGTTCAGGTGGCATTGATAGCATTGCAGAGTTATCACTACTTTATTGCCCCAATATGGGTATTCTTTCCCTAGAGGGCATTAGTGGCTTGAGGGATTTGAAGGTTTTAGATGTCAGCAAAAACCATATTTCTGACATAGGACCTGCGACCTCACTTAATAAACTAAAAACCTTTAATTTTTCGGCCAATCCCGTGGAAGATTTACGCGGCTTAAGCAAAATGAGCTCGCTGAAAAAGGTCGTGTTGCCCAAATATCCAAATGAATCATGCGCTGATCTCAAAGCTATGTTGGGCTCACTTAGGTCAAATATCAAACAAAGTGCATGTCAAAAAGAAACAACAGGAGCCGCCAATGACAATAGCGAGCAAGATGATGACTTTACATGGCCAAGCCCTGCTTCGATAAGTACTAAAGAAGAACAAGACCTACTGCGCTATGAATATGATATTGAACGGGAACTAGATTAA
- a CDS encoding prepilin-type N-terminal cleavage/methylation domain-containing protein yields the protein MKKTICHKSKGFSLIEILVVLAIMAILITLAVPSNKGRYDKVKVKESLVLIDTYKAQIEAIYALTGEFPEDNAAAGLPEPQQIVGNFLSSTELEQGAFHLELGNKISPDLQGLMISVRPVFVPGVENAPVSWICGDDTVPENMVAAGENKTNIPVSALPIVCR from the coding sequence ATGAAGAAAACTATCTGCCATAAAAGCAAAGGTTTTTCTTTAATAGAAATATTGGTGGTTTTAGCAATTATGGCCATTTTGATTACTTTAGCTGTGCCGAGTAATAAAGGCCGTTATGACAAAGTAAAAGTAAAAGAAAGCCTTGTATTGATTGATACTTATAAGGCTCAAATAGAAGCTATCTATGCATTAACAGGCGAGTTTCCGGAAGATAATGCAGCTGCAGGCCTGCCAGAACCCCAGCAAATTGTGGGGAATTTCCTAAGCTCCACGGAGTTGGAGCAAGGCGCTTTTCATCTTGAACTTGGTAATAAGATTAGCCCTGACCTGCAAGGGCTAATGATTTCGGTGAGGCCTGTATTTGTACCCGGGGTAGAGAATGCGCCGGTATCATGGATATGCGGTGATGATACTGTGCCAGAAAATATGGTTGCAGCGGGTGAAAATAAAACTAACATTCCTGTAAGTGCTTTACCTATTGTATGCCGCTAA
- a CDS encoding DUF4124 domain-containing protein yields the protein MSKTLLIFLSLMAISLSSYAAKVYKIVDEDGKVTFSHVPPQEDNPDSELKVEELAVSGGGKTSITTEFGQDYCGEIRLPQKSNSTRSSSSKYFMQNISRSLENWERDLDKLTKNLESQSRRNNSQRHDSYYNSQNKSAYQERRSQSESRIRDLRCAIAWSESKQKQIATFEAEDTVERARLLEISDNLKLHIKTQCGDLPKYDPMDQTNERRRKDWYNCSKPTMDEINRVKRRLNAL from the coding sequence ATGAGTAAAACGCTACTTATTTTCTTAAGCCTTATGGCCATATCGCTAAGCAGTTATGCTGCCAAGGTTTATAAGATTGTTGATGAAGATGGCAAAGTTACCTTTTCCCATGTACCGCCTCAGGAAGACAACCCGGATTCAGAGCTTAAAGTGGAAGAACTTGCTGTAAGTGGAGGGGGTAAAACCAGCATAACCACGGAGTTTGGCCAAGACTACTGTGGTGAAATAAGGCTCCCCCAGAAGTCAAACTCAACAAGATCGAGCTCAAGCAAATACTTTATGCAGAATATCAGCCGTAGCCTTGAGAATTGGGAAAGAGACCTAGACAAGCTAACTAAGAACCTAGAGAGCCAATCACGCCGCAATAATAGCCAACGACACGACAGCTATTACAACTCTCAAAACAAAAGCGCTTACCAAGAGCGACGCAGCCAAAGTGAAAGCCGTATTCGAGATCTACGCTGTGCCATTGCTTGGTCTGAATCCAAACAGAAACAAATAGCTACATTTGAAGCAGAGGATACCGTAGAACGAGCGCGCTTATTAGAGATTAGTGATAACTTAAAGCTGCACATTAAGACTCAATGCGGAGACCTACCTAAATACGACCCAATGGATCAAACCAATGAGCGCCGTCGCAAAGACTGGTATAACTGCAGTAAACCAACAATGGATGAAATCAATCGGGTGAAACGCCGCCTTAACGCTCTTTAG
- a CDS encoding TlyA family RNA methyltransferase, which yields MERADKLLVQSGLAASRTLAQRLIEAGKVEVERSGQWQSLEKSNTKLDSSSNFRVQDADELRYVSRAGLKLEGALKTLDKLGLELDLSQCSVLDVGQSTGGFTDCLLKHGCRSVCGVDVGHGQLHKSLLEDTRVRCLERVNARTLSQTFVHERFDLSVMDVSFISQTLILPELAQLLTGPSLLISLVKPQFEVGPEGIAKGGLVKDRALYQVVEEKIRTLLQELGFKVLSWKESAIKGGDGNREFVVIAQHLS from the coding sequence GTGGAAAGAGCAGATAAGTTACTGGTTCAGTCGGGTTTGGCGGCAAGTAGAACTTTGGCTCAGCGATTAATCGAAGCCGGTAAAGTTGAGGTTGAGCGTTCTGGCCAGTGGCAGTCACTTGAAAAATCTAATACCAAGCTTGATAGCAGTTCTAACTTTAGAGTACAGGATGCTGATGAGTTGCGTTATGTCTCTAGAGCTGGGCTTAAGTTAGAGGGGGCCTTAAAAACTCTTGATAAGCTTGGCTTAGAGTTAGATTTAAGCCAGTGCTCGGTCCTAGATGTTGGCCAGAGTACCGGCGGCTTTACAGATTGCCTCTTAAAACATGGCTGCCGTTCGGTCTGTGGAGTGGATGTTGGTCATGGTCAGTTGCATAAGTCACTCTTAGAAGACACACGAGTACGATGCCTTGAGAGAGTGAATGCTAGAACCTTAAGCCAGACATTTGTGCATGAACGTTTTGATTTAAGTGTGATGGATGTCAGCTTTATTAGTCAGACTTTGATATTGCCGGAACTTGCTCAGCTATTAACAGGTCCAAGTTTGTTAATCTCACTTGTTAAACCTCAATTCGAGGTTGGCCCTGAAGGTATTGCCAAAGGTGGTTTGGTAAAAGATAGGGCCTTATACCAAGTAGTTGAAGAAAAAATACGCACTCTTTTGCAAGAACTGGGCTTCAAGGTACTAAGCTGGAAAGAGAGCGCAATAAAAGGTGGGGATGGCAATAGGGAGTTTGTTGTCATTGCCCAACATTTATCTTAG
- a CDS encoding carboxypeptidase-like regulatory domain-containing protein — MNQTIDRSALWLFLSAALLLLVSCGGGGGRTSVLPGSEPSIEPSSTPTSSPSPLITSASAEVFISGSLTYDFVPHGLVVGLDYGATSAEPIRGVLVQLLDQNDTVVSETISNDQGLYELGALRNTLYKVRVLAELRRDQQPSWQFKVTDNTDQNSAYSLSGSLISSGSEGNTRDLHAASGWSGSAYTLTRVAAPFAILDSVYSMLDVLIDAGLDQAMPPAELRWSPQNRALDGNNSNGDIGTSHFDTFDNAIYLLGDADNDSDEYDASVVQHELFHFLEATLSRSESIGGSHTRDDQLDMRTAYSEGTANAFAAFIAGDGVFRDSGGLSQAGGFFFSLESKYFGNVGWYSEASIGNLVYDLLDNNSETGDELALGLSPVLASITSDEFINSPALSNIYLLLDVLKASVSSSESSEITQLAQSYNIDGLGIWAEGESHNAGSSLVLPIYHSASLGDTLTLCTRASSSAYHNKFETRRFIRLSLDALTVVNVRVTTAAQTTGDKDPDVVVFTRGQRVLYLASDDANREEGQALLTQGEHVIEVYDYDNTQSNGPHGSACFDIAITEV, encoded by the coding sequence ATGAATCAAACAATAGATCGCAGTGCTTTATGGCTTTTTTTGAGTGCTGCTTTACTGCTACTTGTCTCGTGTGGTGGGGGCGGAGGTAGGACCAGTGTACTGCCTGGTAGTGAGCCATCAATAGAGCCTTCTAGCACCCCAACTTCAAGCCCCAGCCCTCTTATTACATCGGCTAGCGCCGAGGTTTTTATTTCAGGTAGCCTTACTTATGATTTTGTACCTCACGGCTTAGTTGTGGGCCTAGATTACGGTGCTACAAGCGCAGAGCCTATTCGTGGCGTGCTTGTGCAATTACTTGATCAAAACGATACGGTTGTGAGTGAAACCATCAGTAACGATCAAGGCCTCTATGAGTTAGGGGCTTTGCGTAACACTTTATATAAAGTAAGAGTGCTAGCCGAGTTGAGGCGAGACCAGCAGCCTAGCTGGCAATTTAAAGTTACGGATAATACCGATCAAAATAGTGCATATAGCTTGAGTGGTAGCTTAATAAGTAGTGGCTCTGAGGGTAATACACGCGACCTTCATGCCGCCTCTGGTTGGTCTGGTAGCGCTTACACCTTGACTCGTGTTGCGGCGCCTTTTGCCATACTCGACTCTGTATATAGCATGTTGGATGTCTTAATTGATGCAGGGCTAGATCAAGCAATGCCACCTGCCGAGCTGCGCTGGAGTCCTCAAAACAGAGCATTAGACGGTAATAACAGTAATGGCGATATTGGTACCAGTCACTTTGATACATTCGATAATGCCATCTATTTGCTCGGTGATGCAGATAACGACAGTGATGAATACGATGCTTCTGTTGTTCAGCACGAGTTATTTCATTTTTTAGAGGCAACACTTTCACGCTCTGAGAGTATAGGTGGAAGTCATACCCGTGATGATCAGCTCGATATGCGTACCGCTTATAGTGAGGGCACTGCTAATGCATTTGCAGCGTTTATTGCTGGAGATGGTGTGTTTAGAGATAGCGGTGGTTTATCGCAAGCTGGAGGCTTCTTTTTTTCTTTAGAGAGTAAATACTTTGGTAATGTGGGCTGGTATAGCGAAGCTTCTATAGGTAATTTGGTTTACGATTTACTCGACAATAATAGTGAAACAGGAGATGAGCTTGCTCTAGGTCTTAGCCCTGTTCTTGCATCTATCACCAGTGATGAGTTTATAAATTCACCAGCGCTTTCTAATATCTATCTTTTACTCGATGTTCTTAAAGCCAGTGTGAGTAGTTCTGAAAGCAGTGAAATAACGCAGTTAGCTCAAAGCTACAATATCGATGGTTTAGGTATTTGGGCTGAAGGTGAAAGCCACAATGCTGGTTCAAGCCTTGTATTGCCTATTTATCATAGCGCCTCTCTTGGCGACACCTTAACTCTTTGCACAAGGGCAAGCTCCTCTGCTTATCATAATAAGTTTGAAACTCGTCGTTTTATCCGTTTATCTCTTGATGCTTTAACAGTGGTGAACGTACGTGTTACAACAGCAGCGCAAACTACGGGTGATAAAGACCCAGATGTTGTCGTTTTTACTCGTGGCCAACGTGTTTTGTATTTAGCTTCGGACGATGCCAATCGCGAAGAGGGCCAAGCTTTGTTAACGCAAGGTGAGCATGTGATTGAGGTATACGATTATGATAATACACAGAGCAACGGCCCGCATGGTTCGGCTTGCTTCGATATAGCAATCACGGAGGTCTAG